The genomic region ACATCAGTATCACAAAAAAGATATTCTCCTGCAGTAATCACGGCATTGTTTTCAAGAATGCGCTGGCCTATTGCTATGGGTAAAATATCATTATAACTGCAGATCTCTTTGGTACGGTTAAATTTATCTTGCAGGTATTCTCTAGCATATTCTTCTATTAGGGCAGTATTGTAATGTTGAGCTAGCTTTCGCGAAAGCGTGCTCTTGCCAGTACTTTCTGGTCCATATAAAACTATTCTCTTTCCAGAATAGGCTGCTTGTTGAGGTATTTTTTCCATTCTAAATAACCGAAGTAAGCAATAATAGCGAGAAATATATAAAGTAGCGCACTGAAACTGTATCCTTTATAAAAATATAACGGTATAGAAATAATGTTACCTACCATCAAAACAAGCCAATGTTCTAGCTTACGTCGTGCCATTAACCACATACCAGCAAAAAATATACCTGTAGTAAGCATATCGATATAAGACACAATATTTTCTAAGCGGCCGGTCGTATAATACAAAATATAGATCCCTAGTGCTGTAGATAATAATAGTAAAAAGCCATAGATCCATTCTTTACTTTTTGTAGTAGTTATAGGTGTTTGATGGGTTGCATCTACCTTGCGCGTCCAGATATACCAGCCATAAACACTCATGATAAAATAGTAAGCATTGATTACCATATCGCCCAATAAATTCCACTGAAACAATAAGTAGACAAAAATTAGAGTGCTTAAAATTCCAAAGGGGAATACCCATATCTTATTTTTAAAAGAGTAAATAACACTAATTACAGATGCCATAATAGCAACTACCTCTAGTATGATATGTGAAATTTCATAATCCCTATACTGACCAAAAAGAAACTCTACAGCATCACTCATCTAGAAAAACGGTTCATAATCATGACGATCTGTTTTTACTACTTTCATATAGAATAAAACAGCTTTAGTTTGTTCCATACTTATAGCCATTTCTCGAGTTAAAAATTCCATCATGGGAATGAACTCTCCATAAACCTGTGTTGCTAGTGGATTCTCCAATACAGTGAATGGAGACTCGCGTAGCCTTTTAATAAAATCTATAATGTGCTGTTCATAGTCATCCTGTAATGGTGACATGGTAAGTTCAATGGATGCTTTCATGGTTAGTTTTTAATTCCAGGTAGTTTTTTGTTCAATAGCTGTACCGATAACTAGCATATCAGCACCTGCTAGATAACTCGATTCTAATTGTTGTAAAGATCGCAAGCCGCCACCAACTATTAAAGGAATATCTAATTGATTTTTCACAGATTTTATAATTGCAGGATGTACCGGTGTGATAGCACCACTACCAGCTTCTAGATAGATCATTTGATTACCCATTAATTGTCCAGCAAATGCTGTATGAACTATAAATTCTGGATTATACTGAGGTAGTGGTAAGGTTTGAGAAACACGTTGAACAGCGCTTTCATGACCACCATCTATTAATAGATAGCCTGTTGGTATAATTTCCAGTTCACTTTCTAACAATTGAGCAGCAGCCTGTCGTTGATGACCTATTAGATAATCGGGATTATTGCCAGAAATTAAATTGAGGAATAAAACACCATCAGCGTTTTCAGTCAGTTGATGGTAAGAACCAGGGAAGATAATGATCGGTATCTTTATTATTTCTTTTGCAGCAGTAATCCATTTATCAAGATTTACATCAGTCATCGTACTGCCACCTATAAAAACAACAAAATGATCCACATTCACCTCTTTTTGTACTAAAACTCTAAGGTTATTAATGTGATCAAACGTATCTATTAAGTTATTAATGCTAGTTTTTTCTGGGTCAATTAAAAAAGCCATCGACCGCGATGCTTTATGAATACTTCTTAAAATTTTATGCATTGTAAGCTGGTAGTATATAAGCCATCATAAAGTTTTCTAAGGACTGGAAATATACATCAAACTTTAAGTTATCACCTTCATAAACAATTCTAGACATCGTATGTTGTATATCTATTTCAAAAGGCTCTACAAAGCAATGTGCCTTAAACCCAAGACCTTTAGTCCCGTAAAGCTTATACATAGATTCTTTGGCACCCCAAATTACCGTCAGGGCTTCTATGGGATTATCAAGCTCTTTTACAAATTGTTCTTCGTAACCTACAAACTTAGAAGCGATACGTTGAATTTTATCCCTCAGTTTTTCTATATCAATACCTACTGCAGCATCGCTAACGATAATTGCAGTAAATTCATAACTATGCGTTATTGATATGTTTTTACCATCATCTAAGTGTGGCTTACCATCTATCGTATAATATAAATTTTGATCAGTATAACCAGCTACTCTCAAGAGGTGTCTTATACTCAAAAAGCCTCTTCTATGAAGCTCTGAGCTCATGGTAAACAATCTATTTATAGAGTTTTCAGATAAGTCTAGACCAGTACGCAACCACGCCTCGGACTCTGTTATTTTCCAGATATATACGTTGGTATTTTCTCTATTTGTTAGGGTTTTGTAAAGAGGCACGAGAATCGATTAGTTTTTTGTAAATTTGCAGCCGCAATTTAAGCAAATAACAGCTTTTAATTTGTTGATTTTTAAACATATCAACGACATAAAGCTAACACATTAAAATTCATTATGAGTACAAACACAATTCCATACGTTCCTTACAAAGTAAAAGATATTACTCTTGCTGAGTACGGAAGATTAGAAATAGAGCTTGCAGAAGCTGAAATGCCAGGTCTTATGGCATTACGTGAAGAATATAAAGAATCACAACCACTTAAAGGAGCCCGTATTGCTGGATGTCTACACATGACTATTCAGACAGCTGTACTTATTGAGACTTTAGTAGCACTAGGTGCAGATGTAACATGGTCAT from Nonlabens arenilitoris harbors:
- a CDS encoding 4'-phosphopantetheinyl transferase family protein; translated protein: MPLYKTLTNRENTNVYIWKITESEAWLRTGLDLSENSINRLFTMSSELHRRGFLSIRHLLRVAGYTDQNLYYTIDGKPHLDDGKNISITHSYEFTAIIVSDAAVGIDIEKLRDKIQRIASKFVGYEEQFVKELDNPIEALTVIWGAKESMYKLYGTKGLGFKAHCFVEPFEIDIQHTMSRIVYEGDNLKFDVYFQSLENFMMAYILPAYNA
- the pnuC gene encoding nicotinamide riboside transporter PnuC — its product is MSDAVEFLFGQYRDYEISHIILEVVAIMASVISVIYSFKNKIWVFPFGILSTLIFVYLLFQWNLLGDMVINAYYFIMSVYGWYIWTRKVDATHQTPITTTKSKEWIYGFLLLLSTALGIYILYYTTGRLENIVSYIDMLTTGIFFAGMWLMARRKLEHWLVLMVGNIISIPLYFYKGYSFSALLYIFLAIIAYFGYLEWKKYLNKQPILERE
- a CDS encoding phosphoglycerol geranylgeranyltransferase, which produces MAFLIDPEKTSINNLIDTFDHINNLRVLVQKEVNVDHFVVFIGGSTMTDVNLDKWITAAKEIIKIPIIIFPGSYHQLTENADGVLFLNLISGNNPDYLIGHQRQAAAQLLESELEIIPTGYLLIDGGHESAVQRVSQTLPLPQYNPEFIVHTAFAGQLMGNQMIYLEAGSGAITPVHPAIIKSVKNQLDIPLIVGGGLRSLQQLESSYLAGADMLVIGTAIEQKTTWN
- a CDS encoding AAA family ATPase; its protein translation is MEKIPQQAAYSGKRIVLYGPESTGKSTLSRKLAQHYNTALIEEYAREYLQDKFNRTKEICSYNDILPIAIGQRILENNAVITAGEYLFCDTDVLETYVYCVAYFNEAPQELINAVQESSYELYLLLEVDIPWTPDDLRDRPERREEMYELFLAALHKFNKPYRIVNGLHDQRFFNAIKAIEEELI